The segment gattcgctaaaatattccaaatattcgccagataaacatcCCTTGATTTACTCTAATAACCAATTTGgtgataaatatttcttcaagagtaaaatatttttaggtagatttagaatttctttcaaaataattcaaagtttttcgataaattttcgtgaaaaaaaatttttaacttaaattttggatctaaaattgatttaaaaaaaaactttctcaatgaaaaactttgaatagtcacgaacaaaaaaaaatattagaggTATTATTTgttggaataaataaaaaccaatTAACACGTCCGCTTCGAGATTaacaaagtgaaaagaaataatactGACGTGAATGCAgttttttttcccacacacacGCGCGCGCATTTATTAGGAAATTCCCAAAacaaagaaagcaaaaaaaaatcaactaacCTGCTGATATTCAAAGAGATCCTTTCGTGAACCAGCCTCCATGTAGTAGGCATAGGGGTAGGTGTACTGCAGTGTATATCGACATTTAGCTAGTAAGGCGGCAGCATTGAAGAGATATTGCCAGTCAATCCAGGTGCCCAAGCCCTTCATGACCTTCTCATTTATCCGATCTCTGAGCCGATCGAGTGTCTGCTGCTCCAGCTGGAGGGACTTGGAGTGATTCTCCCAGCGCTCATAGTAGTGCAGGTACTTTTTGAGTGCCTCCCGCGCCTGCGCGTGCACCGACTCATGGGCAATATTGGGGTTCTCCTTGTACCGCGAGCACTCGTAGTATTCGGACCCGTGTGACTTCCAATCGCCCAGGCACATCCAGCAGAAGTCGTGCTTGCAGTGGAAGCACTGCATGTGATTACACCCCCCATTCTTCTCAATGCAAATATGGCATTTGGGGCAGTCTTTTGTGTGGGCGCTAATGTAGTTTGCCGTCTCACTGTCGTCCGCACACTTTGTCAGCCACTTCTTTATCACCTGGCAATCCGTCGGCGCGTGGTACTCCATGCCGCACTTGAAGCAGAACGTCGACTTGCACATGCGGCAGAAAGCCTTCTTCGGACTCAGATCCTGACTGCGAATTATTATcttcaaagagaaatttcaaaaaaaaaataatttgtgagaaacgccaggaaaattattttaatgaggaaaacttttttttttgataaaaatcaacgGAAAATATGcataacaattaaattatcaccttgtggatttttttctctctctttagcattaataaaatattcaataaacaaATCATTTGCATAAACTGAATatgagagaaatttctcgCCTATAAATTGAGTTCTAGTGGTACACCGTGTGCCAGAGAAAGTGTTGCTAaagtaaaaagttttttattttattttccataaattgtttaattaatttttaacacttcCAGGACCAATAGTTTTAGTCTTACTTCAATTTTctagtaaaaagaaaatatttttctaatttttctttcgacAAACttcaagaaattgaagaaatagaCGTAGAATTTACCACCGATAAgttactaaattaattttattttgtgacaatttaaagaatttgaattGGCAGCGATTGCCAGTTTTGTCCTCTAAAGGTTAAAGTGAcgaaaaaatccccaaaaactcacataaattgattaatttttgtatttttcatcATGTTTAAGTTAGCTGTTTTGTCTCATATTTAGAAcgtaatttaaccctttcacgtccacATCAAACACAGAAACATGCTGTTCTATTTTTTAGAACAATATTTATTCACTTTAGAAGCTTTCAGAAGACTTTtttcagtcagaacgtcttctaaGGCCTAATTtaagtaaattcaattcatttttttttaactcggacaaacatttaaattagggaaaatagaatgtttcatgtttgggtcaaCGTGTGACCCAAAGAATGTGAAAGGGTTAGTTCTGAAAGGATTTCGCTTAGTTCAGATTATTCTGGGCGATAtaatataaatcatttttgagTTTAAACAAGAAACTAAATGTTTTTAAGTGCAATTtcgattaattttttcaaaggttTGGTATTTAATTGAGCAAcatttgagtgaaaattgagcCTCAAAACAGAGACGattgaatgataaaattgaaggagaagtaaataaatcaaaaaaaaattaataaactcatATTTTTAGCaagtaaataattctttcatatttttgtaGGCCCTGAGGAAAGACCTTATGTAGTCCGAAACGTCgtcttttaatataattttgtaaacCGAGCTTGAGACCAAAAATCCGACTTTTAAGAAACccattcatatttttattacataaaaaagctttttctttacgattaattaaaaataattcagttaaaacaattcattttcaaaaaatgattttttaacacttttccGGGACACGGTGTATTAAGTTTCTCTTGATATTTGCaaatttgaagcttttttttgcaactttgaatgattttgagcattttggAGCGGATTTGCATGGCAAATGAGCTGAATGTCCATCAAAAGCACGCCCAAATAAGCAAAATGACCAAATGTCTGCtccccggaaaattcagaCTTTTGATTCACATTagagaagaatgaaaaaaattggggaATTTACCTGACAATTGGGTCCTGGACAGAATCGCAGTTCAGGATGTGACTTGACGTAGTCGTAGAACGCAAATTGCAGATACTTTTCTCGCATATGGGAGGACCGGAGGAGCTTCAGCACCATATCCTCGGGTACGCGATTGTTGCACTTGGGCTCCATGCAGCCGATAGCTGTGGATATTCCTTGGTTTATTTGCGTCTCAAAGTGCGTGGCCCAGCAGTCGCGGCAGAAGGAGTCGCTGCAGGACAAGCTGAAGAAGCGCTCAACACTGTGGTACATCACGCATACGGTGCACATGCGGGATGACCGGTAGGGGCCCACCATGGTGTTGACTGGATTAATCCGCGTGCTCACCTACCCCAGGCAATACAGAAGCAAAAAAGCTCAGTGGAGGGAAAGCTCACAGAGTGAATGTGAATTCGGGATAAGACTTTTAAACTCACCAGGAGGTTAACTGGATTATCACGATACTTGCTGACGATGCCATCCACGCACCATTCATTCTCATGCAGGAGGATCTTGGCCAAGGAGGGTGAGAGCTTCAGCAGCTCAGCCAGCTTCTCCACGGCATCGTTGAGGAGCTTCTTCACCTCATCCACGGTACAGCATTCATATTCGAAGAATTCTGGGTCGTACTTGTGCGGATCAAATGGCTCCACATCTCCATCCTCGATGCCTGAAAGGCaacattcacaaaattatctcaaataCCCATCCGGAAGCCCCCCATACACCTCCCACACATCCTGCAGCCGTTGCTGGTACACCAGGAGCCCTACACAACATACCTGTGTTGTAGTAATCATCGTCCTCGTTGTCGGAGTATGAGTCCATTTCATTCTCATCGGAATCGCCTGACATTTTTCCCAACTTATGCCGACTTTCCGGGCACCAGAGCAGGCAAATCTCTCCACAGAGACTCTCGGGGAACTCCCTGAGAATGCGCACGGACAGGGCGGGGACGCAcaggatatttttttacccagaaaaattactaaataaaaataaaaattcacaatcctcgctatatttttcttacacgGGGCAATTCACTGATTTGTGATTCCGTCTGATTCAGCAGGAATCAACGATGAATCTGAATCTTTcacaaattcatttgaatttttttccgttTTTATCGTTATTTTTACGAgcttcatgtttttttttaaatcacgtTCTCGGAATagaataattaagaaaattccttttttttaatgaaaaataaaaatagttttaagaAGAATCagtttgttaattaatttatagaaaacatattaaataaaaagacagAAAACAAAGAAACAATAAGACGCTGACGacatatttctttcaaagagCTTTCTaaccaaaaattaaagactttACGATCTCACCAACTTTATTTTTCCTAGAGAATTCTTCGTTAAACAgtgatatttattctaaaaactACGAAAAATCAATGGATTCATAGaatttgtccaaaaattcAACCAAAAGGTTCAACaacatgaaaaatttgttaCTACATCAAATTGTgctacaactttttttttcttttgaattatttttagtaaaatgtagaaaaaacgCAATTCCGCGCATctacaaattgattttagcGCTCAATGTATTACTCTTGGCCACAATGACCTGCTTCAGCTTGCGGGCGCGTTCTTTCTCCACCGAAATCCGGATGTATTGAATGAAAGCGCTCTGCTCGTGCGGATGATGTCCCGGATGGGTCTTCCCAGCTTCAGTGCCAACATTGTCGGGAATATGGGTGATTTCGTGTTCAGGAAATATCTTCATCACAGTATCGAGGGGTTTGGTGTTGGCAATGTACTCCAGGATCTCTTTGAGGAGTTTGTGGTAGAAGAGGAGTAGCCCACCATTGGATTCTGTGGCATCTCCAGCTTTGGATGTTTGCACTTGGAGGCAATTAATGAGGAAGGCCCAATCTTCGTTGCGGCTGAAGCGATCCTTGCCGAATTCCAGAACACACTGCGGGCAGACGTTCACCAGGAATTCGGTACACTCAGGGACGGGCAGGAGGCACGAAACAATGCTCTCAATTCCAATGAGATTTGGGTTGGAACAAATGAACTGGGATACTTCATTAACAATATCTTCTGGGAGTTCTGCACTGGCCAGGAGAgcctgaaaataatttattttttacctaaaataatttaaatttcaaatatttaatggaaaCTTACCTGCAATTTAACGCACGCTAGATTTATCTCCTCCTCCGGGATTTTTTCCTGACTATCTGCCTTCTTGGGCTTTATGAGATAATCGAGGAAATTCGCCTGGAGCGGTGGCATGAGATTCAAATAATTCCATCTTCTGTCCATGAAGAGCAAAGGCTCCTCAACAGCTGGTCCACATTTCTCCTTCAAGATCTCCGGTGGTTTCTTCAGGAATTCAAAGAGAGCATCAATCTCCTTCTCAGGAATATCAAAATCACTCAGCGAACACTCTTTGGACTCTGCTTCCTTTTTCTGCCCACTGTGGCTACTGAGGAAACCCAAATGTGATCTCACGAGAATTTTCAGAGCCTTCCCAGTGGCTGTAGTGCCAAAGATTGAGAGTGCTGTATCCACATCGGATGCCAGGGATGAGGACATCTTTCGAGAACTCTCCTGGTTTGCACCACTGCGTGTGGCATTGCTGGCTGTGGATGTGGTGACAATGAAGGAAGCCGAATCCGTTGATTCCGATTGATCTGCACAGAGTTTCTTCTGCTCAACATAGTCAATCAAGTACATCTCCAGCGTCATCATCAGGATGTTCTTTCCAATCTCACTGCCAGCATAGCCAATGCGGAGGGATGTGAAATCAATGAGCATCTTCAGGAGCACCTCAAAGGGCAGCACTTGTAGATTCACAAGGAGATACTTCAGCACTGACGCCGTGAGACGTTGAATGGACTCCAGCTGAGACATCAGAAGACAATGTTCGGTGAATTCTGAGAAAATAACGATTGAATGGCCATTCTTGTGATTCATCGAAGTCTCAAAGAGAATGGTCCAGTTCTTGCTGAGGATATTCAGTAAACTTCCACTGTCGATGGTTTCAATGATATTCCTAGCCAGGCTTGCTCTCTTCTTGCGCACCAACTGCAGAGCCACGCAGAGCTTCTCCTCGTTTGTCTTCTCAGGACGTCCTTCgaggaatttcaaaataaaatccccCATGCGATTGAGGAAGATGCTGGATTGCAGTGCAATCGCTGTGATGTCTTCCGGTGAATATTTGAGGAGTAAATCGAAGAGAATCTTCATGAAGCCACCATCTCTATCCAGACGCATCTCATTGCCATTATTATTGTCCACAAGGGGTGATTTTACCAGGCTTCCGGTGAGGAAATTTAATTCCTCCGAACCTGGCTGAAGGCGCAAGAATAATTGCTTCAGGGTATAAATTATCCCACCCATTGactaaaaaaaggaaaaattttaatttttagaagtGCTGATTAAAATCCTGACATAAGGACTCACATAAACTCCCAGTTGCTCAAATTGGATGCATCTGTTGAAGATGTCGGCAACGGAGAGCTTTCCCATAAGGTAGTAAGGGAGGGCCATGTAGTATTCCTCCTCATTGGCAGACCTAAACAAAGAGGAAAGTAAATTAGAAATCTTTTCTGGATGCACTTCCGGATAATAAAACttacaacacaaaaaaatccgccAAAGTTCTGCAGGATTCGAGGAATAAATTCTCAACTTCCTTGTCTCCATGATCGGAAAATTTTGTCAATGAAACATGATTCTTGGTCTTATCGCTGGAGACAATTCTGGCTAATTCATTAGCTGTACGAATCATCACGTGAACCTCTCCCATCAGATGCAGGAAAACTTTGGGATTCTCAGCTCGATGTTTCAGAGCGTATCCCTCGATATTCCGGTAGAGACACTCAGGTCGTGGTTCATGGAGGAATTTCAGCTTCCACGGAGCATTCCGTGCAATAGCTTCCCTGGAGAGGATCACAATATTTCCCGCAGAGGAGAGAATCTTCTCAGCCCCAGCTACGGAATGGAGTCCCAAAAGGCAAATGGGATCATTGAAATTTGGTCCGATTACATCCAATGTGGTTGAGTAGTTGAGGAAATATTCGCACGGACTGTAGAAGATCTTCTGACCAATCCGTAGGGTGTATGTTTCAATTCCCGTCTCAGTCAGGGCATGCATCACTGAATCCTTGAGCACGAGATCAACAATTGGGGCTGTGAAGGAGTACGAAGCGAGGATATCTGTATTTTGGCGCCATTCAtctgaaagtttaaaaaaattcatgaagccTTTTATGAGcatttataaacttttaaaaaaagctccaaaaaatgtaaaaactgTTAAAGAGCTTTTGTAGCTACTAAAAGGCTCTTACCATTGTTGTAGAACTGATACAAGTAGCCATCCTGCTGAGTCGCCACCACGAGAGCAACACTGACGAAATTCCTGGAATATCGTGATCCGAAGATGTTCTCGCTACCTTTGTCAGGACACATCTCGCGCCTCATGTAGAGCGGATTGACCGACATACTCCTGAATGAATCATAGACAGGCTTCTGGGATACTGGACATGGTAGCCGGAGTTGCAGGAGGGGTTTGATGGTGTACTTGGAGAGAGTTTCAGAGTCCTGAAGCGATCGCAAGATGATCAGCATGTCGTGGACAATCTCTGGACGGATATCCCCGCCATTTGTTCCACTATCTCCATCACAATCACTCCCCACGTCCACCCGGAACTTCTGCCTGTTGATCGTGCTATGCTTGCAGATCGTGCGAAAATCCAGTGTTTCCTTCGTGTTGATCCTCAGCGATCCACTAGCATCGGAGCTGAAGCTCTCATCAGAAATATCCACACTAATGCTTGGCTCGTAGACTTCGGTGATCTTGAAGAGATTGAACGTGAAGTCACTCATGCAGCCAATCACACCCTCAGTGAGGGAAATCTTCTGCGGTGAGAAGCTCAACTCCACGAAGAAGGGCACCTCCACGAAATCAATGTAGTTGTAGCGCCCCGTATCCGTTTGGCAGGATTTAAAGTGATAGAAGAGGACTTTGTTGCCGGCCACAATAGCAATGTTGCCCGTCACCTGTGCCAACACACACGCCGCCGTAATTAATTAGCACCTTTGCAAATGGGCAGCGAGCACACATGCCGCGCGAAAAAGAGATTAATTACCTGACAACATGCCACGCATCGCGGTTGAGCCTTCAGGGGCAGCTCTATCATTTCAACATCCTCGGAATTTATGTACTTATCAGAGGGAGTCACTTTACCGGCAATTCTCGCTCTCAGAATTGCCATTGTCTGTGATTTGTTCAATGGAACTCCATCCCAGTTGCAGTAGATCCGAACAATGCGCCATTTTATGTTGCGATTGTCCCTCTTACTCTCAATGGTCATTAAGTAGTTTCCTGGAAGACGGcggaaaaaacatttttaaatatcaataaattcatggagaagctgttaaaaaaaattcaggattttctatagaattttagagattttattaaaaaaaaaaacacaggaAGGCGTAATTgaactgaagaaaaattgatttaaaagaaagtcgattattaaataattttgcccCAAGATTCtctaaaatgtaatttcctACCATTTCTGCAGTAatgaatttcctcaatttcatCCACAGCtggaaatgcaaaaaatcccTTTGAAGAAGCATCTCCGGATATGCTACGAATCTCAATATCAAGTCCCGATGTGGCCAAAGCAATCCGATCCGGTGGTACGAGGCAGGATGCATTGATGTCATCCGCAATGGTCAGTTCACCCTCTTCAGCGAACTTATACACCGACAGGACGCGCACCATTGCGATGGTCTCTGTGAGAGCTgtgaaagaaaagtaaattcaattagcAAGAGGATATTGTGCCACATATAGAGGAGTGGTTTTGAGGGGCGCTCCTGTATACACAAAAATTCCAATTGTTCCCCCGTGTGTGTACAGAAGTTGGGAAATTCTATATCTATTCTTTTCGtcaatttttccacccccatttGCCGCATATTTACACAGAGTTGGGTGACGTAATAAATTGcggaaataaatcaatcaattatCCTCGGACAAATTACTCTACACAATTTTAAAgtagcaaagaaaattgattcagTTTTGCAGTGACCTTACCAGTGCGAAGGTGgatggaaaatgcattttctctaCACTCCTTACCTCGGatcaatttgatgaaaaattcatgaaaatttgcacACAAACAATTTTGCCACAAACTATGCGGAAAAGCACGACAATTCCATGCTAAACAATTCCCATGGAAGGACAATGCAGGACTCCACCACGGAAGAAACAATCAGTGCggttgattaaataaattttcttcaaagttggaaaaatcaacaacaaaaattcacacaagTCCTGCAATTTTCTCGGCACAGCACAAAGTGACGAGCGTTTGTGTTTTCTCCTCCCCAAAATATTGAGTAGTTTTCCCCGATGTTAATGCTCCTGATGGCGCATGTGCAAGGATGTGGCCCCAACCATTCACATTTTGGTGCATATTTAATCACAAGGCTCGGCAGAAAATGCCTCCAGAgggattttctatttttttttttcatttcaagatcaagataaaatgttttctgcACGATggcaaatcaatttaatatagATGGTCACTCCTATCCGCTCTTGGAAGGAGCCCCCTTAACTGTGGAGTGAGTGATGAAGACATAAACAGGCAGGAGGGAGGATTAAAATAGCATTTGCGTGTACGGAATAATTTGAGTGATAATCTGCGAGGAGCCACACAAACATATAAATCTTATTGGAGTTGATGGGATTAGGAAggagagagattttttgggATTCCACGACGTCACCggtaaaattcaatatgagTTAGTGCGGGAAAATTGGGGTCAACTATTCTACTAAAAGCAGTAGAAGTATTTATGGAcacaaaagttaattaatgtTAAAGGACgcatgacttttttttaaaggatttccAACTACGTCATGCTAATTTTTAGGATCTATCTTTCCGGTATatatttctctctaaaattttctcttcttgaaaatcttttttaattttcttgtaaaaataaatttttattagaaaaaaaaatacccaaaataataattcttcaatgaatttaacaaCAATCACGCGTACAATGCttctaaataagaaagaatAGCTATAATGATAAGATTTACGTGCCTTCTTCTCTGAGCCACTCCACATTTTCTTATCAGATGCAAATATAAAGCCGAACAATTGATGGCATCGAGATTGAGATAGTTGCTCGGATGCTTATCGCTCCTATAAAGTGCACAACACAAGCTATGTGAAAAGTTTCAGTGCTCAGTCAAGTCTTGAGGAGAAAAGACAACACAAtcatggagaaaattgaagagaaaaagccCGTTTCGGCTGGGGAAGTTTGTtggaatttattcaacaatCTCAATCATATTCTTGTTGGATTTGTCTGCATCTACATCACCTATGGAGCCTTCAAGACTGGCTACAGTATTCTAACGCTACACACAATCCTGTGTACTCTTGGGTATCAACTGCTAATGGCGGAGGGAATTCTTGCATTGGCTCCGGGGAATGTGTGGTCATACTTCTTCACCAGGAGGACTAAAACTATCCTTCATTGGATTCTTCAAGCTATTGGGGCACTCTTTGCTCTTGTTGGGATGATTGTTGAATACAGAAATCGTGGACGCCATTTTGGAAGCCTTCACGCTAAACTTGGTAAGTTtatacttttcaaaaaaattcaacatggCGTCGATTTGTAACGAGAAACTTTGTATTTTAGGTCTAGCTTCCGGAGTTTTCCTCATCGTAACCCTTGTTAATGGTATTACCAATCTATATGCCAAGGAAATGTCTCGCTTCATCCGTCCAGTGTTCCAGAGATTCTTCCACAACCTCATGGCTCTTGCTACCTTCGTCCTCGGAATGGCTTCGCTGTACTACGGCTATGAGAAGCGCTGGGTTAGAAGTATAGCATCAGATGAGATTTGCTGGATGCTGAAAATCTTTGGAATCTTCACGATAATCTTCTCCTCCGTGGCTGCTGTGCGGAATGGCTATGAACAACTTCGAAATATTGTCCACAGAGACTAACCCAAGAAGCAATCAGAACGCCAAAGAAAATGATCAGTTTTAAAGGTTTTGAAAAATGAAGTGTATTAATGCTGATTATGGCAGGATATTGAGcgaaaagaagcaaaaaaataatttgaaataatttacaaaaaaaaagatctatCGAAACACAATACAAATTTGTGATCATTAAACTATGTGTCTAAAGGTAAATTCCTCGAACTGAGAGCGAGGAATTCATCAATTGTGGTAATGCTCCTCAATTTTTCTGCATGTGTGGCAGCAGTGTGTGCTGTAGTATGAATGACTACAGAGACGTGTCTGGTGGATGAGGAAGTGACAATTGGGGAAATCATCTGTGCACTCCTGCACAATGTCATTCTGTACGAGATCCACACGGGGGTCTGCTAAATACTGTTCCGTCGTGGCTGTTCCTGCggataaaaaaatcctatagATCCATTTGCCAAGACAGGCAGATTATTATCTTCTTACCATCACATTGATGAGAGTTGCATCTGCGGAAAGCAATTGGTTTCTCCGAATAGAGACAATCACCTGATTCCTGCATCAACTTCTCACGGATATTTGGCTCAAAGCACTTCACAACTCTCTTCTGACTCCCCTCACCGCATGGTTTTGTACACTCTGTCCACTCAGAGTACATCCACCGTGGGCCACACTCCTTCATCTCGGACAAACTGCATGATTTTGTCGTTACTGGTCTTACAGATTCATCGCAGTTGTTGTCCTGAATAATTGCTTCATCCCTTATGCAGAATATTTGTCGAGATCTCGTAAGGTTGAAGCAGTCTCCAGAGCACTAAATGGATGAGAAACTTAAAGCTGGATCCTTTTAGCTGCGTATAGGATCACCTTACCTCACTCCAAGGTCCAGCAAACCATTCCCCAAAGTTGCATCTCTTCTCCGAAATGCATTGCTGCACATTGTCTGGGGTGAATTTGAGATCACACCGATCACTACTTGGTGGTGCTCTGTCGCAGAAAATCTGACGGAACTGTACACCAACTCCACAATCCACGGAGCACTGAAAGGAACAAAAATTTCAGTTTAATGGGAAATGAATCCTCGTGAATCCACAGGAATTACTCACAGAGTTAGTCCAGTCAGACACCAACCAAACTCCTGATTTTCTCGTTCTTCTCGATATGTGCTGATGCTGCATCCTCGTATGTCTGGGTGTTGTTGCATTCTCCAATCCGTGCTGGTAGTAGAGTGGAGCCAGGTGATTTTTATGCACCTCCATCTGTGGGGGCTTCACTAGCTTTGAACATTCGCACGGCTGTCGACTTGTAGGTTGCTCCTCAACGCATGCAGCATTGTTAACCTGAATGACTCTCTCACCATTGATTTCCTGAACGCAGCGTACCTCACGTGTCTGGAAGGGTTGATTCCCATTGTCCACACCGCACTGGCATTCAGCCCACGGGGAGATTTTCCAATATGGCGGACAAGGTTGGATGTTGCAGCGCAACTGCTGCGTGGTCAGAGTTGGTTTCTCAATATGGGCACATTTCTTTGGCGGTGAAATCTTTACAGAGCCATCCCGGACGCATTTTATTACAGGGCTTTGGAtgcctttttttgcaaaaataatgtttaaattaGGAATATTCTGGTTgtaaaatctttagaaatccTTACCGCCTCCGCAAGTTTTGCTACAAGGCTGAAATCTCAGAACTTTCCACTGGAATCTCCTTCTGCGATGCCTCTGTGGTTGCCCTTCGGTCTCACTGCCGGATTTGAGGGTTGATGCCTTCGATGGAGCTTCCGTTTCCGCCGACATACTCTCCGTGCCATCCTCGTCTGATCCCGACGACGACAGTGCATTGATGGGTAGCAAATACTCATACTTTATCCCTGGATTCTGCTGCTGTGCCAAAACCATGAGTTGCACGGGCTCTGCTGTGGGGCCAAGGGATGTAATCCACTCTGTGACTCCATTGATGGCACTGTCGATGCGTCGATAGTCAAATGTGGTGCCAGCAGCCTCATAAATCCCACTCGAGGACACCGTGTAGTCCCCATTGATGATGGACGATTGATTCTCATTGCGCAAAACAAGcagattaattgaatttttctgctCTGTTATTGAGATATTTGAGGCTCCACTCGGGATTGTGGCAATGTGGACATAGCCCGTGGGTAGGGGGCTCTTTGTGAAGATCTCTGCAAAATTCCAAccgaaataaaattaattttcccccgCATGACAGTTTAATCTGCAACATTCGCAACATGTTGCATAAGATGCCTCAGACTTTACCAGAAATTGGACGACAAATCAAATTTCCGCACCGGACTGCACCATTAT is part of the Lutzomyia longipalpis isolate SR_M1_2022 chromosome 3, ASM2433408v1 genome and harbors:
- the LOC129793196 gene encoding potential E3 ubiquitin-protein ligase ariadne-2 gives rise to the protein MSGDSDENEMDSYSDNEDDDYYNTGIEDGDVEPFDPHKYDPEFFEYECCTVDEVKKLLNDAVEKLAELLKLSPSLAKILLHENEWCVDGIVSKYRDNPVNLLVSTRINPVNTMVGPYRSSRMCTVCVMYHSVERFFSLSCSDSFCRDCWATHFETQINQGISTAIGCMEPKCNNRVPEDMVLKLLRSSHMREKYLQFAFYDYVKSHPELRFCPGPNCQIIIRSQDLSPKKAFCRMCKSTFCFKCGMEYHAPTDCQVIKKWLTKCADDSETANYISAHTKDCPKCHICIEKNGGCNHMQCFHCKHDFCWMCLGDWKSHGSEYYECSRYKENPNIAHESVHAQAREALKKYLHYYERWENHSKSLQLEQQTLDRLRDRINEKVMKGLGTWIDWQYLFNAAALLAKCRYTLQYTYPYAYYMEAGSRKDLFEYQQANLEAEIENLSWKVERAETTDRGDLENQMDIAEKRRTILLKDFFPTDV
- the LOC129793154 gene encoding uncharacterized protein LOC129793154, with protein sequence MVRVLSVYKFAEEGELTIADDINASCLVPPDRIALATSGLDIEIRSISGDASSKGFFAFPAVDEIEEIHYCRNGNYLMTIESKRDNRNIKWRIVRIYCNWDGVPLNKSQTMAILRARIAGKVTPSDKYINSEDVEMIELPLKAQPRCVACCQVTGNIAIVAGNKVLFYHFKSCQTDTGRYNYIDFVEVPFFVELSFSPQKISLTEGVIGCMSDFTFNLFKITEVYEPSISVDISDESFSSDASGSLRINTKETLDFRTICKHSTINRQKFRVDVGSDCDGDSGTNGGDIRPEIVHDMLIILRSLQDSETLSKYTIKPLLQLRLPCPVSQKPVYDSFRSMSVNPLYMRREMCPDKGSENIFGSRYSRNFVSVALVVATQQDGYLYQFYNNDEWRQNTDILASYSFTAPIVDLVLKDSVMHALTETGIETYTLRIGQKIFYSPCEYFLNYSTTLDVIGPNFNDPICLLGLHSVAGAEKILSSAGNIVILSREAIARNAPWKLKFLHEPRPECLYRNIEGYALKHRAENPKVFLHLMGEVHVMIRTANELARIVSSDKTKNHVSLTKFSDHGDKEVENLFLESCRTLADFFVLSANEEEYYMALPYYLMGKLSVADIFNRCIQFEQLGVYSMGGIIYTLKQLFLRLQPGSEELNFLTGSLVKSPLVDNNNGNEMRLDRDGGFMKILFDLLLKYSPEDITAIALQSSIFLNRMGDFILKFLEGRPEKTNEEKLCVALQLVRKKRASLARNIIETIDSGSLLNILSKNWTILFETSMNHKNGHSIVIFSEFTEHCLLMSQLESIQRLTASVLKYLLVNLQVLPFEVLLKMLIDFTSLRIGYAGSEIGKNILMMTLEMYLIDYVEQKKLCADQSESTDSASFIVTTSTASNATRSGANQESSRKMSSSLASDVDTALSIFGTTATGKALKILVRSHLGFLSSHSGQKKEAESKECSLSDFDIPEKEIDALFEFLKKPPEILKEKCGPAVEEPLLFMDRRWNYLNLMPPLQANFLDYLIKPKKADSQEKIPEEEINLACVKLQALLASAELPEDIVNEVSQFICSNPNLIGIESIVSCLLPVPECTEFLVNVCPQCVLEFGKDRFSRNEDWAFLINCLQVQTSKAGDATESNGGLLLFYHKLLKEILEYIANTKPLDTVMKIFPEHEITHIPDNVGTEAGKTHPGHHPHEQSAFIQYIRISVEKERARKLKQVIVAKSNTLSAKINL
- the LOC129793235 gene encoding uncharacterized protein LOC129793235 — protein: MEKIEEKKPVSAGEVCWNLFNNLNHILVGFVCIYITYGAFKTGYSILTLHTILCTLGYQLLMAEGILALAPGNVWSYFFTRRTKTILHWILQAIGALFALVGMIVEYRNRGRHFGSLHAKLGLASGVFLIVTLVNGITNLYAKEMSRFIRPVFQRFFHNLMALATFVLGMASLYYGYEKRWVRSIASDEICWMLKIFGIFTIIFSSVAAVRNGYEQLRNIVHRD